From Micromonospora rhizosphaerae, the proteins below share one genomic window:
- a CDS encoding phospho-sugar mutase → MAAETTDLDELREQARRWLDDDPDPASRDELRAVLDELPASARELADRFAGPLSFGTAGLRGPLRAGPNGMNLAVVTQAAAGLVNWLADQGATGPLVIGYDARYGSRAFAERTAQVATGAGRPALLLPRPLPTPVLAYAVRHLGAVAGVMVTASHNPPQDNGYKVYLGAQLGGELGAGAQIVPPADAGIEAAIRSVGPLTQVPLGPAGEVLGDDLVASYVERAAAVIAPDGPRDLKVAYTPLHGVGASVLTAAFARAGLAIPGMVPEQAEPDPAFPTVNFPNPEEPGAVDKLVALADSTGADVAIANDPDADRCAVAVRDAGGGWRMLRGDEVGALLADHLMRRGVRGLYATTIVSSSLLRAMCAARGLPYDETLTGFKWIVRAGGGAEPLVFGYEEALGYCVAPDHVRDKDGITAALMVAELAAGLKAQGRTLTDRLDELAAEFGVHHTDQLSVRVEDLRMIAGMMTRIRAATPRTLLGQPVTESTDLLPEADVVILRTEAARAVIRPSGTEPKLKAYLEVVEPVADGDVAAARQRATAAVAALRAETATALGL, encoded by the coding sequence ATGGCGGCGGAAACCACTGACCTTGACGAACTTCGCGAGCAGGCCCGGCGTTGGCTCGACGACGACCCGGACCCGGCCAGCCGGGACGAGCTGCGGGCGGTACTCGACGAGCTGCCGGCCAGCGCGCGGGAGCTCGCCGACCGGTTCGCCGGGCCGCTGAGCTTCGGCACCGCCGGGCTGCGCGGCCCGCTGCGCGCCGGGCCGAACGGGATGAACCTCGCGGTGGTCACCCAGGCCGCCGCCGGGCTGGTCAACTGGCTCGCCGACCAGGGCGCCACCGGCCCGCTGGTGATCGGGTACGACGCCCGGTACGGTTCCCGGGCGTTCGCCGAGCGCACCGCCCAGGTGGCCACCGGCGCGGGCCGACCCGCGCTGCTGCTGCCCCGGCCGCTGCCCACCCCGGTGCTGGCGTACGCGGTCCGGCACCTCGGGGCGGTGGCCGGCGTCATGGTCACGGCCAGTCACAACCCGCCCCAGGACAACGGCTACAAGGTCTATCTGGGCGCACAGCTCGGCGGGGAACTCGGCGCGGGCGCGCAGATCGTGCCGCCGGCCGACGCCGGCATCGAGGCCGCGATCCGGTCCGTCGGTCCGCTGACCCAGGTGCCGCTCGGCCCGGCCGGCGAGGTGCTCGGCGACGACCTGGTCGCGTCCTACGTGGAGCGGGCCGCCGCGGTGATCGCCCCGGACGGGCCGCGGGACCTGAAGGTGGCGTACACGCCGCTGCACGGGGTGGGCGCCTCGGTGCTGACCGCCGCCTTCGCCCGGGCCGGTCTCGCGATCCCGGGCATGGTGCCCGAGCAGGCCGAGCCGGACCCCGCCTTCCCCACGGTCAACTTCCCCAACCCGGAGGAGCCGGGCGCGGTGGACAAGCTGGTGGCGCTGGCGGACTCGACCGGGGCGGACGTCGCCATCGCCAACGACCCGGACGCGGACCGCTGCGCCGTCGCCGTGCGGGACGCCGGCGGGGGCTGGCGGATGCTCCGCGGGGACGAGGTCGGCGCCCTGCTCGCCGACCACCTGATGCGCCGGGGCGTCCGTGGCCTCTACGCCACCACCATCGTGTCGTCGTCCCTGCTCCGGGCGATGTGCGCCGCGCGGGGCCTGCCGTACGACGAGACGCTGACCGGGTTCAAGTGGATCGTCCGGGCCGGTGGCGGCGCCGAGCCGCTGGTCTTCGGCTACGAGGAGGCGCTCGGCTACTGCGTCGCGCCGGACCACGTCCGGGACAAGGACGGCATCACCGCCGCCCTCATGGTCGCCGAGCTGGCGGCGGGCCTGAAGGCGCAGGGGCGCACCCTCACCGACCGGCTCGACGAACTGGCCGCCGAGTTCGGCGTGCACCACACCGACCAGCTCTCGGTCCGGGTCGAGGACCTGCGGATGATCGCCGGGATGATGACCCGAATCCGGGCGGCCACCCCGCGGACGCTGCTCGGGCAACCGGTGACCGAGTCGACGGACCTGCTCCCTGAGGCCGACGTGGTGATCCTGCGGACCGAGGCGGCCCGGGCGGTGATCCGACCCTCCGGCACGGAGCCCAAGCTCAAGGCGTACCTCGAGGTGGTGGAGCCGGTCGCGGACGGCGACGTGGCCGCGGCCCGGCAGCGGGCGACCGCCGCGGTCGCCGCCCTCCGCGCGGAGACCGCCACCGCCCTCGGCCTCTGA
- a CDS encoding serine/threonine-protein kinase has translation MTQIPTWNGGPVSPPNGRAAPGTTIGGRYSLRSAVGNGGMGTVWRATDTLLRRDVAVKEVVLPPGLAPSDRDAMYERTLREARAAAAIQHPAVVQVYDVVTEGGRPWIVMELLDARSLADMVIEDGPIAPRVVAKIGIALLGALEVAHAIGVLHRDVKPANVLICSDGRCVLTDFGVARMPTDVQLTTPGMVLGSPHFISPERAMGQDFGPPSDLFSLGVTLYTAVEGRPPFDKGDPIETMHSVVEDPPATPQRSGPLTQVLMGLLEKDPARRLDVHTARGMLRELLAGPLTSTATAVNSVTDPYAVVPAQRLSAPPPVAAAEPKPTGQIGGRAMIAPGESLTDRLAALRRGERPESAAAGAAALDETSADALAGPLHTPTGAMPGRAGAPAATQRIAPDVTQRFGQGAAAEATQPVYGRAAEATQPVYGGGQWSVPGSGQPWTSPATAPGSANSIGAVKGAGGRLVGTVKGWPRKAKLAAAGGLGVLLLVAAVALFSDGGQPNRPIVTTLPTATAPAGPGVEMQEHSAKGVTIQVPKGWERKSAGNWVDYIDPEDSGRKVRILAEPWSGSSERWAESASKNLKDRSKSCAEPYNQLSTSQPELAGEPAAEFEYTCGEGDTMRHGVWRGVAHDGKIYSFYLTSTDAKFGDSKPIFDAMVKSFQFTAAN, from the coding sequence GTGACTCAGATCCCGACGTGGAACGGCGGACCAGTCAGTCCCCCCAACGGACGCGCGGCACCCGGCACCACCATCGGTGGTCGCTACTCGCTGCGCTCGGCGGTCGGCAACGGCGGCATGGGCACGGTCTGGCGTGCCACCGACACGCTGTTGCGCCGCGATGTGGCGGTCAAGGAGGTCGTCCTCCCCCCGGGGCTGGCCCCGAGCGACCGCGACGCGATGTACGAACGCACCCTCCGCGAGGCCCGCGCGGCCGCCGCGATCCAGCACCCCGCCGTGGTCCAGGTCTACGACGTGGTCACCGAGGGTGGTCGGCCGTGGATCGTGATGGAGCTGCTGGACGCCCGCAGCCTCGCCGACATGGTGATCGAGGACGGGCCGATCGCGCCCCGCGTGGTCGCCAAGATCGGCATCGCGCTGCTCGGCGCGTTGGAGGTGGCGCATGCGATCGGCGTGCTGCACCGCGACGTCAAGCCGGCCAACGTGCTGATCTGCTCCGACGGGCGCTGCGTGCTGACCGACTTCGGGGTGGCCCGGATGCCCACCGACGTGCAGCTCACCACCCCCGGCATGGTGCTCGGCTCGCCGCACTTCATCTCCCCGGAGCGGGCGATGGGCCAGGATTTCGGCCCGCCGAGCGACCTCTTCTCGCTGGGCGTCACGCTCTACACCGCCGTGGAGGGGCGGCCCCCGTTCGACAAGGGCGACCCGATCGAGACCATGCATTCCGTGGTCGAGGACCCGCCGGCCACGCCGCAGCGTAGCGGCCCGCTGACCCAGGTGCTGATGGGGCTGCTGGAGAAGGACCCGGCCCGCCGGCTGGACGTGCACACCGCCCGGGGGATGCTGCGCGAGCTGCTGGCCGGCCCGCTGACCAGCACCGCCACCGCGGTCAACTCGGTCACCGACCCGTACGCCGTGGTGCCGGCGCAGCGGCTGTCCGCGCCGCCGCCCGTGGCCGCGGCGGAGCCGAAGCCGACCGGCCAGATCGGCGGTCGGGCCATGATCGCCCCCGGCGAGTCGCTGACCGACCGGCTGGCCGCGCTGCGCCGGGGCGAGCGCCCCGAGTCGGCGGCCGCGGGTGCCGCCGCGCTCGACGAGACCAGCGCGGACGCGCTGGCCGGTCCCCTGCACACCCCGACGGGCGCGATGCCGGGACGCGCGGGCGCGCCCGCCGCGACCCAGCGGATCGCCCCGGACGTGACCCAGCGCTTCGGGCAGGGTGCGGCGGCGGAGGCCACCCAGCCGGTGTACGGCCGCGCCGCCGAGGCCACCCAGCCGGTGTACGGCGGCGGCCAGTGGTCCGTGCCGGGCAGCGGGCAGCCGTGGACCTCGCCAGCCACCGCGCCCGGCTCGGCCAACTCGATCGGCGCGGTGAAGGGTGCCGGCGGGCGGCTGGTCGGCACGGTGAAGGGCTGGCCGCGCAAGGCCAAGCTCGCCGCGGCCGGCGGACTGGGTGTGCTGCTGCTGGTCGCCGCGGTCGCCCTGTTCAGCGACGGTGGCCAGCCGAACCGGCCGATCGTCACCACGCTGCCCACCGCGACCGCCCCGGCCGGGCCGGGCGTGGAGATGCAGGAGCACTCGGCCAAGGGCGTCACGATCCAGGTGCCGAAGGGCTGGGAGCGCAAGAGCGCCGGCAACTGGGTGGACTACATCGACCCGGAGGACAGCGGCCGCAAGGTGCGCATCCTCGCCGAGCCGTGGTCGGGTTCCTCGGAGCGCTGGGCGGAGTCCGCCTCGAAGAATCTCAAGGACCGGAGCAAGTCCTGCGCCGAGCCGTACAACCAGCTCTCCACGTCGCAGCCGGAGCTGGCCGGCGAGCCGGCGGCCGAGTTCGAGTACACCTGCGGCGAGGGCGACACCATGCGGCACGGGGTGTGGCGCGGGGTGGCGCACGACGGCAAGATCTACTCGTTCTACCTCACCTCGACGGACGCCAAGTTCGGCGACAGCAAGCCGATCTTCGACGCGATGGTGAAGTCCTTCCAGTTCACCGCGGCCAACTGA
- a CDS encoding acyl-CoA mutase large subunit family protein, with the protein MSERRSSESGFPIKGVYTAADLPEDLDSRLGAPGEFPYTRGVYPTMYTSRPWTMRQYAGFGTATESNARYHQLLRAGTMGLSVAFDLPTQMGYDSDDPIAHGEVGKVGVAIDSIEDMRLLFDGIPLDKVSTSMTINAPGSVLLLLYQLVAEESGVPGSALSGTIQNDILKEYIARGTYIFPPKPSLRLVADTFGYCRKEVPKWNTISISGYHMAEAGATPAQEIAFTLANGVEYVRAALAAGLAVDDFAPRLSFFFVARTTLLEEVAKFRAARGIWARLMRDEFGAKDPKSMMLRFHTQTAGVQLTAQQPEVNLVRVAIQGLGAVLGGTQSLHTNSFDEAIALPTEKAARLALRTQQVLAYETDLTATVDPFAGSYLVEAMTAEIEAAADDLMQRVFDHGSAVDAIEAGFQKREIEQSAYRIAQEIDSGERVVVGLNRFQIDEEEPYEPLRVDPAIEAAQAERLARLRSERDNAAVERTLAELRTAASGTENVLYPMKEALRARATVGEVCGTLREVWGTYRPSDRF; encoded by the coding sequence ATGAGCGAACGGCGGTCAAGCGAGTCCGGTTTTCCGATCAAGGGCGTCTACACGGCGGCCGACCTTCCGGAGGACCTGGACTCCCGGCTGGGCGCCCCGGGCGAGTTCCCGTACACCCGTGGGGTCTACCCCACCATGTACACCTCCCGTCCGTGGACGATGCGGCAGTACGCCGGCTTCGGCACCGCCACCGAGTCCAACGCGCGGTACCACCAGTTGTTGCGGGCCGGGACGATGGGCCTCTCGGTCGCCTTCGACCTGCCCACCCAGATGGGCTACGACTCCGACGACCCGATCGCGCACGGCGAGGTGGGCAAGGTCGGCGTCGCCATCGACTCCATCGAGGACATGCGGCTGCTCTTCGACGGCATCCCGCTGGACAAGGTCTCCACCTCGATGACGATCAACGCGCCCGGCTCGGTGCTGCTCCTGCTCTACCAGCTCGTCGCCGAGGAGTCGGGGGTGCCGGGCTCGGCCCTCAGCGGCACCATCCAGAACGACATCCTCAAGGAGTACATCGCCCGGGGGACCTACATCTTCCCGCCGAAGCCCTCGCTGCGCCTGGTCGCCGACACGTTCGGCTACTGCCGCAAGGAGGTGCCGAAGTGGAACACCATCTCCATCTCGGGCTACCACATGGCCGAGGCCGGCGCGACGCCCGCGCAGGAGATCGCCTTCACCCTGGCCAACGGCGTGGAGTACGTCCGCGCCGCGCTCGCCGCCGGGCTGGCCGTGGACGACTTCGCGCCCCGGCTGTCGTTCTTCTTCGTCGCCCGGACCACCCTGCTCGAGGAGGTCGCCAAGTTCCGCGCGGCCCGGGGGATCTGGGCCCGGCTGATGCGCGACGAGTTCGGGGCCAAGGACCCGAAGTCGATGATGCTGCGGTTCCACACCCAGACCGCGGGCGTGCAGCTCACCGCCCAGCAGCCCGAGGTCAACCTGGTCCGGGTGGCGATCCAGGGGCTCGGCGCGGTGCTGGGCGGCACCCAGTCGCTGCACACCAACAGCTTCGACGAGGCGATCGCGCTGCCCACCGAGAAGGCGGCCCGGTTGGCGCTGCGTACCCAGCAGGTGCTGGCGTACGAGACCGACCTGACCGCCACCGTCGACCCGTTCGCCGGGTCGTACCTGGTGGAGGCGATGACCGCCGAGATCGAGGCGGCCGCCGACGACCTGATGCAGCGGGTCTTCGACCACGGCTCGGCGGTGGACGCCATCGAGGCCGGGTTCCAGAAGCGGGAGATCGAGCAGTCCGCGTACCGGATCGCGCAGGAGATCGACTCCGGCGAGCGGGTGGTGGTCGGGCTCAACCGGTTCCAGATCGACGAGGAGGAGCCGTACGAGCCGCTGCGGGTGGACCCGGCGATCGAGGCGGCCCAGGCGGAGCGGCTGGCCAGGCTCCGGTCGGAGCGGGACAACGCCGCGGTGGAGCGGACCCTCGCCGAGCTGCGGACCGCCGCCTCGGGCACCGAGAACGTGCTCTACCCGATGAAGGAGGCGCTGCGGGCCCGGGCCACCGTCGGCGAGGTCTGCGGGACGCTGCGCGAGGTGTGGGGGACGTACCGGCCGAGCGACCGGTTCTGA
- a CDS encoding amidohydrolase produces MTSALTLPAGSQLASSWPEAPSGSQPLPFELDHLLALRVPGLIATRRHIHSHPELSGEEFETAALIARELSLAGLNPRLLPKGNGVICDIDGRPDGPVIALRADIDALPLTDPKDVPYRSTVDGVCHACGHDVHTAVMLGVGMLLAQLADLGQLDGRVRLIFQPAEEILPCGSLEVIEAGGLDDVVQIFALHCDPNLPVGKIGLRVGPITAAADNVTVRLTGPGGHTARPHLTVDLVDALGRLVTEVPTLVSRRVPANSGLLLVFGHASAGTRYNVIPSEACAAGTLRVMDRDTWEQAPKIVAQVVQDVMAPTGATVDLEYLRGRPPVSNDARAIGVLTAATAAALGPEGIAETPQSMGGEDFSWYLEHVPGALARLGVGRAGPNVDLHRASFDVDERAIPVGVRLMVQTALRALAAAR; encoded by the coding sequence GTGACGAGTGCGTTGACGCTGCCCGCGGGCAGCCAGCTGGCGTCGTCCTGGCCGGAGGCGCCATCCGGGTCCCAGCCCCTGCCCTTCGAGCTCGACCATCTGCTCGCCCTCCGGGTACCCGGCCTCATCGCCACCCGCCGTCACATCCACTCCCACCCGGAACTCTCCGGTGAGGAGTTCGAGACGGCGGCCCTGATCGCCCGGGAACTCTCCCTGGCCGGGCTGAACCCGCGCCTGCTGCCCAAGGGCAACGGCGTCATCTGCGACATCGACGGGCGCCCGGACGGCCCCGTGATCGCGCTCCGCGCCGACATCGACGCGCTGCCGCTGACCGACCCGAAGGACGTCCCGTACCGATCCACGGTGGACGGCGTCTGCCACGCCTGCGGGCACGACGTGCACACCGCGGTGATGCTCGGCGTCGGCATGCTGCTGGCCCAGCTCGCCGACCTCGGCCAGCTCGACGGCCGGGTCCGGCTCATCTTCCAGCCGGCCGAGGAGATCCTGCCCTGCGGCTCGCTGGAGGTCATCGAGGCCGGTGGCCTCGACGACGTGGTGCAGATCTTCGCCCTGCACTGCGACCCGAACCTTCCGGTCGGCAAGATCGGCCTGCGGGTCGGCCCGATCACCGCGGCCGCCGACAACGTCACCGTCCGGCTCACCGGCCCGGGCGGACACACCGCCCGCCCGCACCTGACCGTGGACCTGGTCGACGCGCTCGGCCGGCTGGTCACCGAGGTGCCGACCCTGGTCAGTCGCCGGGTGCCGGCCAACAGCGGGCTGCTGCTGGTCTTCGGCCACGCCTCGGCCGGCACCCGCTACAACGTCATCCCGTCCGAGGCCTGCGCCGCCGGCACCCTGCGGGTGATGGACCGCGACACCTGGGAGCAGGCCCCCAAGATCGTCGCTCAGGTGGTCCAGGACGTCATGGCGCCCACCGGCGCGACCGTCGACCTGGAATACCTCCGTGGCCGCCCGCCGGTCAGCAACGACGCCCGCGCCATCGGCGTGCTGACCGCCGCGACCGCGGCCGCGCTCGGCCCCGAGGGGATCGCGGAGACCCCGCAGAGCATGGGCGGTGAGGACTTCTCCTGGTACCTCGAGCACGTGCCCGGCGCGCTCGCCCGCCTCGGCGTCGGACGGGCCGGTCCCAACGTGGACCTGCACCGGGCCTCGTTCGACGTGGACGAGCGCGCCATCCCGGTCGGCGTACGCCTCATGGTGCAGACCGCGTTGCGGGCACTGGCGGCGGCGCGGTAG
- a CDS encoding DUF4349 domain-containing protein: MSVREGRRRGVPLMAVGLVAVLLAGGCGAGGSNGGRGTAAEAPAGGAAERDQAAPGQAGAGAPDLRVDQRSIIYTGTMQVQVDDVERAARDAIATVTAAGGFVGGDQRRSEAADARAELELRVPAAKFTAVIDELAKLGRQQRREVHTQDVTEETIDLDARITSQRARVENARKLLDRAGSISELVSLEGELAKREADLASLEAKKRRLGDLTTLSTITVTFVGPDASTAEEKTEIGFLVGLRGGWEVFLASMTVLLTVLGALLPWLVALGVPLVLLVRVWRRHRRRRTPPAGPAPVGAPPVGPLPTGPLGGPSPTAPPPVPATRSAP, from the coding sequence ATGAGCGTACGAGAAGGACGTCGTCGGGGCGTACCCCTGATGGCGGTGGGGTTGGTCGCGGTGCTGCTCGCAGGGGGTTGCGGCGCGGGAGGTTCCAACGGCGGCCGCGGTACGGCCGCCGAGGCGCCGGCCGGCGGGGCGGCGGAACGGGACCAGGCGGCGCCGGGCCAGGCCGGCGCGGGCGCGCCGGACCTTCGGGTGGATCAGCGGTCGATCATCTACACCGGAACGATGCAGGTCCAGGTGGACGACGTGGAGCGGGCGGCCCGGGACGCGATCGCCACGGTCACCGCAGCCGGCGGGTTCGTCGGCGGCGACCAGCGGCGCAGCGAGGCGGCGGACGCCCGGGCCGAGCTGGAGCTGCGGGTGCCGGCGGCGAAGTTCACGGCGGTGATCGACGAGCTGGCCAAGCTCGGTCGGCAGCAGCGGCGCGAGGTGCACACCCAGGACGTCACCGAGGAGACGATCGACCTGGACGCGCGGATCACCAGCCAGCGCGCCCGGGTGGAGAACGCGCGCAAGCTGCTCGACCGGGCCGGCTCGATCAGCGAACTGGTGTCGCTGGAGGGTGAGCTGGCCAAGCGGGAGGCCGACCTCGCCTCGCTGGAGGCGAAGAAGCGCCGGCTGGGCGACCTGACCACGCTCTCCACCATCACGGTGACCTTCGTCGGGCCGGACGCCTCGACCGCCGAGGAGAAGACGGAGATCGGCTTCCTGGTCGGGCTGCGGGGTGGCTGGGAGGTCTTCCTCGCCTCGATGACCGTGCTGCTCACCGTGCTCGGCGCGCTGCTGCCGTGGCTGGTGGCGCTCGGCGTACCGCTGGTGCTCCTGGTCCGGGTGTGGCGCCGGCACCGCCGGCGGCGGACGCCGCCGGCCGGTCCGGCGCCGGTCGGCGCGCCGCCGGTCGGTCCGCTGCCGACCGGCCCGCTGGGTGGCCCGTCGCCTACCGCGCCGCCGCCAGTGCCCGCAACGCGGTCTGCACCATGA
- a CDS encoding MBL fold metallo-hydrolase translates to MQVTKYAHSCLRVQHDGGVLVIDPGGYSEPEALDGADAVLITHQHPDHVNAEALARALERRPFTINGPASLAGVLGDAGEALTVVGPGESFTAAGVPVRAYGGQHAVIHPDIPVIENLGYLINDVVYHPGDSLVVPEDVQQVDTLFAPIHAPWSKFSEVVDFIRAVAPRRAYALHDGLLNSNGFAVLDRQYTALSNTEYQRLEPGTRFDV, encoded by the coding sequence ATGCAGGTCACCAAGTACGCCCACTCCTGCCTTCGGGTGCAGCACGACGGGGGAGTGCTCGTCATCGACCCCGGCGGGTACAGCGAGCCCGAGGCGCTGGACGGGGCGGACGCGGTGCTGATCACCCACCAGCACCCGGACCATGTGAACGCCGAGGCGCTCGCCCGGGCGCTGGAGCGCCGCCCGTTCACCATCAACGGTCCGGCCTCGCTCGCCGGCGTCCTCGGTGACGCGGGCGAGGCGCTCACCGTGGTTGGGCCGGGCGAGTCGTTCACCGCGGCCGGCGTACCGGTTCGCGCGTACGGCGGCCAGCACGCCGTCATCCACCCGGACATCCCGGTGATCGAGAACCTGGGTTACCTGATCAACGACGTGGTCTACCACCCGGGGGACTCGCTGGTCGTCCCCGAGGACGTCCAGCAGGTGGACACCCTCTTCGCGCCGATCCACGCGCCCTGGTCGAAGTTCTCCGAGGTGGTCGACTTCATCCGGGCGGTCGCCCCGCGCCGCGCGTACGCGCTGCACGACGGCCTGCTCAACAGCAACGGGTTCGCCGTGCTCGACCGGCAGTACACGGCGCTGTCCAACACCGAGTACCAGCGGCTCGAACCGGGCACCCGGTTCGACGTCTGA
- a CDS encoding SCO6745 family protein: MTPEQVAAASKPLVLELGEAFSRCPGTLRRARLLGISGWAFYITGRAGALGDVRAETVAAALGFIAPDAVADGWDGAARTVRPVEVAAANLVECCRWGAQHLDDAPAVTRLVALVERTVDAADASGMPLFAAWRAMPVPDRSPGARLAVGLLLLREHFAGAHLLAVRASGMNPLEAVLAGPEGEAGAAACGWPPPYPPVGPLVRRRLWAEAVTDRLASAAFRALAPGEGEELLDLLSAARLHLRRPVPAG; encoded by the coding sequence ATGACCCCGGAGCAGGTCGCCGCCGCCAGCAAACCGCTCGTGCTGGAGCTCGGCGAGGCGTTCAGCCGCTGCCCGGGGACACTGCGCCGGGCCCGGCTGCTCGGCATCTCCGGCTGGGCCTTCTACATCACCGGTCGGGCCGGGGCGCTCGGCGACGTGCGCGCCGAAACGGTGGCGGCCGCCCTCGGCTTCATCGCCCCGGACGCGGTGGCCGACGGTTGGGACGGCGCCGCCCGTACGGTCCGGCCGGTCGAGGTGGCCGCGGCGAACCTGGTCGAGTGCTGCCGCTGGGGGGCCCAGCACCTCGACGACGCGCCGGCGGTGACCCGGCTGGTCGCACTGGTGGAACGGACGGTCGATGCGGCGGACGCCAGCGGTATGCCGCTCTTCGCCGCCTGGCGGGCGATGCCGGTGCCGGACCGGTCCCCGGGGGCCCGGCTCGCGGTCGGGCTGCTCCTGCTCCGCGAGCACTTCGCCGGCGCCCACCTGCTCGCGGTCCGGGCCAGCGGGATGAACCCGCTGGAGGCGGTGCTGGCCGGACCGGAGGGGGAGGCGGGCGCCGCCGCCTGTGGCTGGCCGCCGCCGTACCCGCCGGTCGGGCCGCTGGTCCGGCGGCGGCTCTGGGCCGAGGCGGTGACCGACCGGCTCGCCTCGGCCGCCTTCCGGGCGCTCGCCCCCGGCGAGGGGGAGGAACTCCTCGACCTGCTCAGCGCCGCCCGGCTGCACCTGCGCCGCCCCGTCCCGGCCGGCTGA